From a single Staphylococcus epidermidis genomic region:
- the asnS gene encoding asparagine--tRNA ligase has product MKTTIKQAKKHLNQEVTIGAWLTNKRSSGKIAFLQLRDGTGFMQGVVVKSEVDEETFQLAKDITQESSLYITGTITEDNRSDLGYEMQVKSIEIVHEAHDYPITPKNHGTEFLMDHRHLWLRSKKQHAVMKIRNEIIRATYEFFNENGFTKIDPPILTASAPEGTSELFHTKYFDEDAFLSQSGQLYMEAAAMAHGRVFSFGPTFRAEKSKTRRHLIEFWMIEPEMAFTNHAESLEIQEQYVSHIVQSVLNHCQLELKALDRDTTKLEKVATPFPRISYDDAIEFLKKEGFDDIEWGEDFGAPHETAIANHYDLPVFITNYPTKIKPFYMQPNPDNEDTVLCADLIAPEGYGEIIGGSERINDLELLEQRINEHELDEESYSYYLDLRRYGSVPHSGFGLGLERTVAWISGVEHVRETSPFPRLLNRLYP; this is encoded by the coding sequence ATGAAAACTACGATTAAACAAGCGAAAAAACATCTTAACCAAGAAGTAACAATTGGTGCTTGGTTAACTAATAAACGTTCAAGTGGTAAAATAGCGTTTTTACAATTACGCGATGGTACAGGATTTATGCAAGGAGTAGTAGTAAAATCTGAAGTAGATGAAGAAACATTTCAACTAGCAAAAGATATAACTCAAGAATCATCTTTATACATCACAGGAACGATTACAGAAGATAATCGTTCTGATTTAGGCTACGAAATGCAAGTTAAATCAATCGAAATTGTACATGAAGCACACGATTATCCTATTACACCAAAGAATCATGGAACAGAATTTTTAATGGATCATCGTCACTTATGGTTACGTTCAAAAAAACAACATGCTGTCATGAAAATAAGAAATGAAATTATCCGTGCAACATATGAGTTTTTCAATGAAAATGGCTTCACTAAAATTGATCCACCTATTTTAACAGCAAGTGCACCAGAGGGAACAAGTGAGTTATTCCATACAAAATATTTCGATGAAGATGCATTCTTATCACAAAGTGGGCAGTTGTATATGGAAGCAGCCGCAATGGCTCACGGACGTGTTTTTTCATTTGGCCCAACTTTTCGTGCAGAAAAATCTAAAACACGCCGTCATTTAATTGAATTCTGGATGATTGAACCAGAAATGGCCTTTACAAATCATGCAGAAAGCTTAGAAATACAAGAACAGTATGTGTCTCACATTGTTCAATCTGTTTTAAATCATTGCCAATTAGAACTCAAAGCTTTAGATAGAGATACAACTAAACTAGAAAAAGTTGCTACACCTTTCCCTAGAATTTCTTATGATGATGCTATCGAATTCTTGAAAAAAGAGGGATTCGATGATATTGAATGGGGTGAAGACTTTGGTGCACCTCATGAAACAGCCATCGCTAATCACTATGATTTACCAGTATTCATTACAAATTATCCAACTAAAATTAAACCATTCTATATGCAACCAAATCCAGACAATGAAGATACAGTATTATGTGCTGATTTAATTGCGCCTGAAGGTTACGGTGAAATTATTGGTGGTTCCGAACGTATTAATGATTTAGAATTATTAGAACAACGCATTAATGAGCACGAATTGGATGAGGAAAGTTATAGCTATTATTTAGATTTACGTCGCTATGGTAGCGTACCACATAGTGGTTTTGGCTTAGGCTTAGAGCGAACAGTAGCTTGGATTTCTGGAGTTGAACATGTTCGTGAAACATCCCCATTCCCACGTTTACTTAATCGCTTATATCCATAA
- a CDS encoding YpoC family protein translates to MIEKQDFNHIEDQLDQLASNKQLKTPEARELLDSYFDLIINYFKQINNIDEIHFNQLDTYPVVPMNFDERYHYMVARKHHFMGYRQMKTLKSELIKMNASYLIRKQRQQK, encoded by the coding sequence ATGATTGAAAAACAGGATTTCAATCATATAGAGGACCAACTTGATCAACTAGCAAGTAATAAACAACTCAAAACACCAGAAGCTAGGGAACTTTTAGATAGTTATTTCGATTTAATTATTAATTATTTTAAACAAATAAATAACATAGATGAAATTCATTTTAATCAACTCGATACATATCCAGTAGTTCCAATGAATTTTGATGAACGCTATCATTATATGGTTGCACGTAAACACCATTTTATGGGCTATCGTCAAATGAAAACATTGAAATCAGAATTAATAAAAATGAATGCATCTTATCTAATTAGAAAGCAACGTCAACAAAAATAA
- the nth gene encoding endonuclease III — MISKKKALQMIDVIADMFPNAECELNHRNAFDLTIAVLLSAQCTDNLVNRVTQSLFRKYRTPEDYLNVSDEELQNDIRSIGLYRNKAKNIKKLCHSLIEQFNGQIPQTHKELESLAGVGRKTANVVMSVAFGEPSLAVDTHVERVSKRLGINRWKDSVRQVEDRLCDIIPRDRWNKSHHQLIFFGRYHCLARKPKCEICPLLNDCREGQKRHKAKIKEA; from the coding sequence ATGATAAGTAAGAAAAAAGCATTACAAATGATTGACGTTATAGCAGATATGTTTCCTAATGCAGAATGCGAATTAAACCATAGAAATGCATTCGATCTTACAATAGCTGTATTATTATCAGCACAGTGTACTGATAATCTAGTCAATCGTGTCACTCAATCATTATTTAGAAAATATCGAACACCTGAAGATTATTTAAATGTGAGTGATGAAGAATTACAAAATGATATACGCTCTATTGGATTATATCGCAATAAAGCCAAAAATATAAAAAAATTATGCCACTCTTTAATTGAACAATTTAATGGTCAAATCCCACAAACACATAAAGAATTAGAGAGTCTAGCTGGAGTGGGGCGTAAAACAGCAAATGTTGTAATGAGTGTCGCATTTGGAGAACCTTCTTTAGCTGTCGATACTCATGTTGAGAGAGTTTCTAAACGTTTGGGAATTAATCGTTGGAAAGATAGTGTAAGACAAGTAGAAGATCGATTATGTGATATTATCCCAAGAGATAGATGGAATAAAAGCCATCATCAATTAATATTTTTTGGGAGATATCATTGTCTTGCTAGAAAACCTAAATGTGAGATATGTCCGCTGTTAAATGATTGTAGAGAAGGACAAAAACGACATAAAGCAAAGATAAAGGAGGCGTGA
- a CDS encoding YppE family protein → MYQIIKQLLEDIDEMNYRYQHVKINGGSFDFYKDVEPYVKNIDNHLEALNCYSKSITETQYMSQQKLDILILNIQKLSVDCHFPRTSRKLFVEKLKSAQYDLKNILSNYV, encoded by the coding sequence ATGTATCAAATCATTAAACAATTGTTAGAGGATATTGATGAAATGAATTATAGGTATCAACATGTAAAAATTAATGGCGGTTCATTCGATTTTTATAAAGATGTTGAACCCTATGTCAAAAATATTGATAATCATTTAGAGGCACTCAACTGTTACTCAAAAAGCATTACAGAAACACAATATATGAGCCAACAAAAGTTAGATATATTGATATTAAATATACAAAAGCTTTCTGTAGATTGTCATTTTCCTAGAACGAGCCGTAAATTATTTGTCGAAAAACTTAAAAGTGCCCAGTACGATTTAAAAAATATTTTATCGAATTATGTTTAG
- a CDS encoding SDR family oxidoreductase: protein MKTVLIVGANGRVSIEATKIFLENSRFNVDLFLRNAHRIPDYASNRIKVYEGDAKNIEDLESALNNVDVVFASLSGSLDKQAETIVKAMDNKNVKRLIFVAAPGIYDELPEPFNQWNKEQFGEKLNRYRKASDIIENSDLDYTIIRPGWLTDKNENVYEITAKNETFKGTEVSRKSVASLAVQIAKNPELHSKENIGVNKPNTEGNKPAWFN from the coding sequence ATGAAGACTGTTTTGATTGTAGGCGCAAATGGTAGAGTATCTATCGAAGCGACAAAAATTTTCCTAGAGAACTCAAGATTTAATGTTGATTTATTTTTGAGAAATGCGCATCGTATACCTGATTACGCCTCTAATAGAATTAAAGTTTATGAGGGAGACGCTAAAAATATTGAGGATTTAGAAAGTGCTTTAAACAATGTTGATGTTGTTTTTGCAAGTTTATCGGGATCACTTGATAAACAAGCTGAAACTATCGTAAAAGCCATGGATAACAAAAATGTTAAGAGACTGATTTTTGTAGCAGCTCCTGGTATTTATGATGAACTACCAGAACCATTCAATCAATGGAATAAAGAACAATTTGGCGAAAAATTGAATCGCTACCGCAAAGCATCTGATATTATAGAAAATTCAGATTTAGATTACACAATAATACGTCCAGGCTGGCTTACAGATAAAAATGAAAATGTATATGAGATCACAGCAAAGAACGAAACATTTAAAGGTACTGAAGTATCACGTAAAAGTGTAGCATCTTTAGCAGTACAAATTGCCAAAAACCCAGAACTACACTCTAAAGAAAATATTGGTGTGAATAAACCTAATACAGAAGGTAATAAACCTGCTTGGTTCAATTAG
- a CDS encoding THUMP domain-containing class I SAM-dependent RNA methyltransferase yields MFQLLAVCPMGLEAVVAKEIQELGYDTQVENGRIFFEGDESAIVRCNLWLRTADRIKIVMGRFNATTFDELFEQTKSLPWETVIDKEGNFPVQGRSVKSTLYSVPDCQAITKKAIVERLKHAHQEKGWLSETGAKYPVEVAILKDNVLLTIDTAGSGLNKRGYRIAQGEAPIKETLAASLIRLANWNGNTPLIDPFCGSGTIAIEACLIAQNIAPGFNRDFVSEQWNMMPPNIYDKFRDEADQLADYDKDIQVYASDIDPEMIEIAKRNAEEVGLGDIIQFNVKDVNTLSIDTDKPVALVGNPPYGERIGDREEVEEMYRYIGTLLKQHPHLSAYILTSNKEFEYLVNRKATKRRKLFNGYIECTYYQYWGKKQSNKN; encoded by the coding sequence ATGTTTCAATTATTAGCAGTATGTCCAATGGGATTAGAAGCAGTTGTAGCTAAAGAAATACAAGAATTAGGTTACGATACACAAGTAGAAAACGGTCGTATCTTTTTTGAAGGTGATGAAAGTGCTATTGTTAGATGTAACTTATGGTTACGTACCGCAGACCGAATAAAAATTGTAATGGGTCGATTCAATGCTACTACTTTCGACGAATTATTTGAGCAAACAAAGTCATTACCATGGGAGACCGTAATTGACAAAGAAGGTAATTTCCCGGTTCAAGGGCGGAGTGTAAAATCAACATTATATAGTGTACCTGACTGCCAAGCAATTACTAAAAAGGCTATAGTAGAACGACTTAAGCATGCTCATCAAGAAAAAGGATGGCTAAGTGAAACAGGCGCCAAATATCCTGTAGAAGTAGCAATATTAAAAGATAATGTATTATTGACCATTGATACTGCTGGTTCTGGACTCAACAAGCGAGGTTATCGCATTGCTCAAGGTGAAGCACCCATTAAAGAAACATTGGCAGCAAGCCTCATTCGTTTAGCAAATTGGAATGGTAACACACCTTTAATTGATCCTTTCTGTGGTTCAGGCACCATTGCTATTGAAGCATGTCTTATTGCACAAAATATTGCACCTGGTTTTAATAGGGATTTTGTATCTGAACAATGGAATATGATGCCACCTAATATTTATGACAAATTTCGTGATGAAGCTGATCAATTGGCTGACTATGATAAAGACATACAAGTATATGCTTCTGATATTGATCCAGAAATGATTGAAATTGCAAAACGTAATGCAGAAGAAGTTGGTCTCGGAGATATCATACAGTTCAATGTTAAAGATGTGAATACTTTGTCTATTGATACCGACAAGCCTGTAGCACTTGTTGGCAATCCACCGTATGGTGAAAGAATTGGAGATCGTGAAGAAGTTGAAGAAATGTATCGTTATATAGGTACACTTTTGAAACAACATCCTCATTTATCGGCCTACATATTAACAAGTAACAAAGAATTTGAATACTTAGTTAATCGAAAAGCGACTAAAAGACGTAAGTTGTTCAACGGGTATATTGAATGTACGTACTATCAGTATTGGGGTAAAAAGCAAAGTAATAAAAATTAA
- the gpsB gene encoding cell division regulator GpsB, with amino-acid sequence MSDVSLKLSAKDIYEKDFEKTMARGYRREEVDAFLDDIITDYQKMADMNNEVVKLSEENHKLKKELEELRLRVATSRPQDNKNFSSNNSSSASNNVDILKRISNLEKAVFGK; translated from the coding sequence ATGTCAGATGTTTCATTAAAATTATCAGCGAAAGATATTTATGAAAAAGATTTCGAAAAAACTATGGCAAGAGGCTATAGAAGAGAAGAAGTAGACGCTTTTTTAGATGATATCATTACAGATTATCAAAAAATGGCGGATATGAACAATGAAGTAGTAAAGCTTTCTGAAGAAAATCACAAATTAAAAAAAGAACTTGAGGAATTAAGATTACGTGTTGCTACATCAAGACCACAAGACAATAAAAACTTTTCTTCAAATAATTCAAGCAGTGCTTCAAATAATGTAGATATTTTAAAACGTATTTCAAACCTTGAAAAAGCAGTATTCGGCAAATAA
- a CDS encoding DnaD domain-containing protein: MDLIQLKTRPVVIRRELFDHYSELGLDEQDLVILIKLLYASETSNKQPSIEFLQKGSTMEPRQITSVIQNLIQRELLELNVSKDEEGKFTEYMNLDPFYHKLNQLLKHQYLKHEEQDKKEQFKQLFQIVEQSFGRPLSPYEIETLNQWIDVDHHDLSVIQAALDEALSQNKLSFKYIDRILLNWKKNNVKTVDDSKKIREQFNKPKMKHVVKKVPKFDWLNGENPNDK; this comes from the coding sequence ATGGATCTAATTCAATTAAAAACAAGACCTGTTGTTATAAGACGAGAATTGTTTGATCATTATTCAGAGTTAGGTTTGGATGAACAAGATTTAGTTATTTTGATAAAACTTTTATATGCATCTGAAACTTCTAATAAGCAACCTTCTATTGAATTTCTTCAAAAAGGATCAACTATGGAACCTCGTCAAATTACTTCCGTAATACAAAACTTAATTCAAAGAGAATTATTAGAACTCAATGTTAGTAAAGACGAAGAAGGTAAATTCACTGAATACATGAATTTGGATCCCTTCTATCACAAATTAAATCAATTATTAAAACATCAATACTTAAAACATGAGGAACAAGATAAAAAAGAGCAGTTTAAGCAATTGTTTCAGATAGTTGAGCAATCGTTCGGCAGACCACTATCGCCGTATGAAATTGAAACATTAAATCAGTGGATTGATGTCGATCACCATGACTTATCAGTTATACAAGCCGCTCTTGATGAGGCACTTAGCCAAAATAAACTTAGTTTTAAATATATTGATCGTATTTTATTAAATTGGAAAAAGAATAATGTGAAAACAGTTGACGATTCAAAGAAAATAAGAGAACAGTTTAACAAACCAAAAATGAAACATGTTGTTAAAAAGGTGCCTAAATTTGACTGGTTGAATGGAGAGAATCCTAATGATAAGTAA
- a CDS encoding transglycosylase domain-containing protein → MTENKGSSQPKKNNNGKSNGKKNRNVKRTIIKIIGFMIIAFFVLLLLGILLFAYYAWKAPAFSESKLDDPIPAKIYDKNGELVKTLDNGQRHEHVNIKDVPKDMKNAVLATEDNRFYQHGALDYKRLFGAIGKNLTGGFGSQGASTLTQQVVKDSFLTQQKSIGRKAQEAYLSYRLEQEYSKDEIFQVYMNKIYYSDGVTGIKAAAKYYFNKDMKDLNLAEEAYLAGLPQVPNLYNIYNNPKEANNRKDTVLYLMHKHNRINDKQYADAKKIDLKANLVERTKKERQVTGNEKNPEYDSYVNFVQSELMNNKYFKDKNLGSVLQSGIKIYTNMDKDVQQTLQDRINNGSFYKNEDQQVGATILDSKTGGLVAISGGRNYKNVVERNQATDPHPTGSSLKPFLAYGPAIENMKWSTNHAIQDESSYWVDGSQFKNYDTKGHGTVSIYDALRQSFNIPALKTWQQVKSQAGNDAPQKFASKLGLDYSGKIGPSEVLGGSSSEFSPTQLASAFAAIANGGTYNNAHSIQKVVTHEGDTIEYEHTSHKAMKDYTSYMLAEILKGTFKAYGSAYGHGVSGVNMGAKTGTGTYGQEIYEKYNLPDNAAKDVWINGFSPEYTMSVWMGFNKVKQYGTNSFIGHSEQDYPQYLYEDVMSSISSKDGEDFKKPNDVQGSSPDSLSVSGHSDNNTTNRSVHGSSDTSSSSNGGSNSASSGNNSNSSNGTSQGNSGNAFTRLFNLNSIFDYKVS, encoded by the coding sequence ATGACGGAAAATAAAGGGTCTTCCCAACCTAAAAAGAACAACAATGGGAAGTCCAATGGAAAAAAGAATAGGAATGTAAAGAGAACGATTATTAAGATTATAGGTTTTATGATTATTGCCTTTTTCGTTCTATTGCTACTCGGTATCTTGTTGTTTGCTTATTATGCGTGGAAAGCTCCAGCATTTAGCGAATCAAAATTAGATGATCCAATTCCAGCAAAGATTTACGATAAAAACGGAGAACTTGTAAAAACACTTGATAACGGACAGCGACATGAACATGTGAATATCAAAGATGTTCCTAAAGACATGAAAAACGCTGTTTTAGCTACTGAAGATAACCGTTTCTACCAACATGGAGCATTAGATTACAAACGTTTATTTGGTGCCATTGGTAAAAACTTAACAGGTGGATTTGGTTCGCAAGGTGCGTCTACACTTACACAACAAGTTGTAAAAGACTCATTCTTGACACAACAAAAATCTATCGGTCGTAAAGCACAAGAAGCTTATCTTTCTTATAGATTAGAACAAGAGTACAGCAAAGATGAAATATTCCAAGTTTACATGAATAAGATTTATTATTCGGATGGCGTTACTGGAATTAAGGCCGCCGCTAAATATTACTTCAACAAAGATATGAAGGATTTAAATTTAGCTGAAGAAGCTTATCTAGCTGGTTTACCTCAAGTTCCTAACCTTTACAACATTTACAACAATCCTAAGGAAGCTAATAATCGTAAAGATACTGTGCTTTATCTTATGCATAAACATAACCGTATTAATGATAAACAATATGCGGATGCGAAGAAGATTGATCTTAAAGCTAACTTAGTTGAACGTACTAAAAAAGAACGTCAAGTCACTGGAAATGAAAAAAATCCTGAGTATGATTCTTACGTTAATTTCGTTCAATCTGAATTAATGAATAACAAGTACTTTAAGGATAAAAATTTAGGTTCAGTTCTTCAAAGTGGTATAAAAATTTATACTAATATGGATAAAGATGTTCAACAAACGTTACAAGATCGAATTAACAATGGTTCTTTCTACAAGAATGAAGACCAACAAGTTGGTGCAACAATTCTAGATAGTAAAACTGGTGGATTAGTTGCGATCTCAGGTGGACGTAATTATAAAAATGTTGTTGAAAGAAACCAAGCTACTGACCCTCACCCTACTGGTTCATCATTAAAACCTTTCTTAGCTTATGGACCTGCAATAGAAAATATGAAGTGGTCAACAAATCATGCGATTCAAGACGAATCATCATATTGGGTAGATGGTTCTCAATTCAAGAACTATGATACGAAAGGCCATGGAACAGTTTCTATCTATGATGCATTGCGTCAAAGTTTCAATATTCCAGCTTTAAAAACTTGGCAACAAGTTAAAAGTCAAGCTGGTAATGATGCACCTCAGAAATTTGCATCTAAATTAGGATTGGATTATAGTGGCAAAATTGGACCTTCTGAAGTATTAGGTGGATCTTCATCAGAATTCTCACCTACTCAACTAGCTTCCGCTTTTGCAGCAATAGCAAATGGTGGTACTTATAATAACGCGCATTCAATACAAAAAGTTGTTACTCATGAAGGAGATACAATTGAGTATGAACATACGAGTCACAAAGCTATGAAAGACTATACATCATATATGTTAGCTGAAATTCTTAAAGGTACATTTAAAGCATATGGTTCGGCTTATGGACATGGTGTGTCAGGCGTAAACATGGGTGCGAAAACTGGTACTGGTACGTATGGACAAGAAATATACGAAAAGTATAATTTACCTGATAATGCTGCCAAAGATGTTTGGATTAATGGTTTCAGTCCAGAATATACTATGTCGGTATGGATGGGCTTCAATAAGGTTAAACAATATGGAACAAATTCATTTATCGGTCATTCAGAACAAGATTATCCACAATACTTGTATGAAGATGTGATGTCTAGTATCTCATCTAAAGATGGTGAAGATTTCAAAAAGCCTAATGATGTACAAGGAAGTTCACCGGACAGTCTATCTGTATCAGGTCATTCTGATAATAATACTACTAACCGTAGTGTTCATGGAAGTAGCGATACATCTTCTTCATCAAATGGTGGCTCTAACTCAGCATCAAGTGGAAACAACTCGAATAGTTCGAATGGTACCAGTCAAGGTAACTCAGGCAATGCATTTACACGTCTGTTCAATTTAAACTCTATATTCGATTATAAAGTTTCATAA
- a CDS encoding DUF1273 domain-containing protein: MVKTVYITGYKSFELNIYKDDAPEVYYLKQFIAHKLKHLLDEGLEWVLIQGQMGIELWSAEVVIELKKDFPDIKLGIITPFIGHTQRWNDKNQAKYTNIIQQADFTESIHHTEYMGAYQFKQADQFMLDHTDYTILIYDDEQEASPKYFKAMLVEFMEKTNYTCDIVTFDELTDFINDLQWSQDQSFE, from the coding sequence ATGGTTAAAACTGTTTATATTACTGGTTATAAATCTTTTGAACTGAATATCTATAAAGACGATGCGCCAGAAGTATATTATTTAAAGCAATTTATAGCTCATAAATTAAAACATCTTTTAGATGAAGGTTTAGAGTGGGTATTGATACAAGGACAAATGGGTATAGAATTATGGTCTGCTGAAGTAGTGATTGAACTAAAAAAAGACTTCCCAGATATTAAACTAGGTATAATTACGCCATTTATAGGTCATACACAACGATGGAATGATAAGAATCAAGCTAAGTATACAAATATTATACAACAAGCCGATTTTACTGAAAGCATTCATCACACTGAGTATATGGGTGCCTATCAATTTAAACAAGCAGATCAATTCATGCTTGATCATACCGATTACACTATTTTAATTTATGATGATGAACAAGAGGCAAGCCCTAAATACTTTAAGGCTATGTTAGTTGAATTTATGGAAAAAACAAACTATACTTGTGATATTGTGACGTTTGATGAACTCACTGACTTCATCAACGACTTGCAGTGGTCTCAAGATCAAAGTTTCGAATGA
- the recU gene encoding Holliday junction resolvase RecU, whose amino-acid sequence MNYPNGKPYSKNKPLDGRKSSPFSSNIEYGGRGMTLEKDIEQSNTFYLKSGIAVIHKKPTPVQIVNVHYPKRSKAVINEAYFRTPSTTDYNGVYNGYYIDFEAKETKNKTSFPLNNIHAHQVEHMKNTYHQKGIVFLMIRFKSLDEVYLLPYSKFEKYWQRYINNIKKSITVEEIRKNGYHIPYQYQPRLNYLKAVDKLILDESEDRV is encoded by the coding sequence ATGAATTATCCAAATGGTAAACCATACTCTAAAAATAAGCCTTTGGACGGACGTAAGAGTTCGCCATTTTCAAGTAATATTGAATATGGTGGACGAGGTATGACACTAGAGAAAGATATTGAACAATCGAATACTTTCTATCTTAAAAGTGGCATAGCAGTTATTCATAAAAAGCCGACTCCGGTTCAAATAGTTAATGTTCACTATCCGAAACGTAGTAAGGCTGTAATAAATGAGGCTTATTTTCGCACTCCTTCAACAACTGATTATAATGGTGTCTATAATGGATATTACATTGATTTTGAAGCTAAAGAAACTAAGAACAAAACTTCATTTCCACTCAATAATATTCATGCACATCAAGTAGAACATATGAAAAATACATATCATCAAAAAGGAATTGTCTTTTTAATGATACGTTTTAAATCACTTGATGAAGTGTATCTTTTACCCTATTCAAAATTTGAAAAATATTGGCAAAGATACATTAATAATATTAAAAAGTCGATAACTGTTGAAGAAATTCGGAAAAATGGTTACCATATTCCTTATCAATATCAACCAAGATTGAATTACCTCAAGGCAGTTGATAAGTTGATATTAGATGAAAGTGAGGACCGCGTATGA